In the Desulfitobacterium hafniense DCB-2 genome, ACTGCTAAGATATACTTTAAAAATCAATGGGTGTCACTCCTCGTATGAGGAGTGTGGATTGAAATAGCTTTTCCTCAACGTCTAATTTTAAAATTGGAGTCACTCCTCGTATGAGGAGTGTGGATTGAAATTAAGTGCGACAACACAATGAAGGGTTTCATTTTTGTCACTCCTCGTATGAGGAGTGTGGATTGAAATATTATACTTCAGGAAATCTTCCGAATCCTCTATCAGTCACTCCTCGTATGAGGAGTGTGGATTGAAATATATTGTCTTCGTTGGGACAACTGCCAATAATTATGGTCACTCCTCGTATGAGGAGTGTGGATTGAAATAATGGAAATATCAACGTTGATTATGAGTGGGAATGTCACTCCTCGTATGAGGAGTGTGGATTGAAATCCACATGATCAGCGAACAGGTCTACAGCTGGAACGTCACTCCTCGTATGAGGAGTGTGGATTGAAATTTTGGTACAATTGGATTCTTTCTAGCAATGTCAGTCACTCCTCGTATGAGGAGTGTGGATTGAAATGAAGCTAAAGTGAAGGATTTATGGAACCATACTCCTGTCACTCCTCGTATGAGGAGTGTGGATTGAAATCGGCGAGGATCGTGTCGGCATGGGGCGCAACCGCAAGTCACTCCTCGTATGAGGAGTGTGGATTGAAATCGTGGATGAGGCTGAGGCGGCGTTGAGGGAGGTGCGGTCACTCCTCGTATGAGGAGTGTGGATTGAAATTTTAACTCAGGCTATGTTGATTACCTGGATGCCAACGTCACTCCTCGTATGAGGAGTGTGGATTGAAATAAAAGAGACTCGGGTTAGGGCATGCACCCTTGGGGGGTCACTCCTCGTATGAGGAGTGTGGATTGAAATGGGGGAACAGCAAACGATGGGCAAAATCAGCTACGTCACTCCTCGTATGAGGAGTGTGGATTGAAATAGTAAAGCCCAATAGCGTAGGAGTGCCTCCGGTAGTCACTCCTCGTATGAGGAGTGTGGATTGAAATTAAAGTACTTTAATAGATGGCTTAAGTCAAATAGGTCACTCCTCGTATGAGGAGTGTGGATTGAAATCAGCCCTCCCTGCTCTGGTGACTGGAGTGGCCATAGTCACTCCTCGTATGAGGAGTGTGGATTGAAATCCTCTCGGGTGGACCGACTTAGATGCCTAGGGAGTCACTCCTCGTATGAGGAGTGTGGATTGAAATTGCGCGTGGTCTTGCAAAGGGAAGCAGAGCTGCCAAGTCACTCCTCGTGTGAGGAGTGTGGATTGAAATTCCTTGCAGCATGGTGTGGCCTCCGCAGGGGTGAAGTCACTCCTCGTATGGGGAGTGTGGATTGAAATAAGGCCATTAACGCGAGTGGAAAGCTTACGGATTAGTCACTCCTCGTGTGAGGAGTATGGATTGAAATAACGTGTTAGGAACTAATGGGCGCTTTGCTCTTAATCGTCAATCCTCGTATGAGGAGTGTGGATTGAAATAAATAGGAGGGACTATTTCAACTGGTCCCTTGATTTCTAATACAAAGCCGGCCTGGGATCCCCAGGTCGGCTTTGTATTACATAGCTATTTTTGATTCCAATATTTCTATTCTTCTACGAAGCTCATTTATTTCAGTCTTATCGTCTCTCAGTTCCTTAACTGCTTGCCAAGTCATCTCCTGCTTAGCGGAGATTTCATCCAACTTATCAAGTTTTTTATATGTTTCTCGATTGTCAGCCTTCAATGCTTTGATATCGGATTCAATCCGGTCAAGAATATTCAGCCTTTCAAGGATAATATCCAACTTGTCCATTGCTTATCCCTCCTGAGTTTTATAGTACCACAGTGATATTTGTAATACAATGCTTGGAGCTGCCGTTGGCTGAATGAATTAAGAGGGTCATTTAAGCTACGTTGCTCCCTGTGAGAGAGCGTGAATTACTTAAGAAATAGATTTCTATTGAGATTTTGAGAGTTTTCTGATAAATTATAGTTAATCGGTCGGCTGGCCGACTGAGAAGGAGGTTTTTTCAACTTGACGGACAAGAAAGAAGCGGCAGAACAACCCATCGACATGCGCCGGCATATTCTCACTGTGGCCGGTGGATTAATGATTGAAAAAGGAGTCAAGGAAACCAGCTTAAAAGACATTGCCCAGGAAGCGGGGATTAGCAAGGGGACATTATATTACTACTATTCAGCTAAAGAAGACATTATTTATGACATTGCCAACCATAACTTAAAACAAATTACGGACGGTTTGCTGGCCTGGATTGAAGATGCCAATACAGAAGTTGCCCCTGAGGAGGTCCTGAAAACAGTATTTGAACAAATATTGGGGGCTGAAACCAGGGGAAAGCTTCATCTTTATCTTCTCAGCGATGCAGGAACAAGCAATACTCTTCTCAAAGAAAAATTCAAAGAACAGTATCAAGAGTGGAGAAAAACCTTGCAATATGGTTTGGATAAGATCTTACCCTCCCAGAACCAAAAGAACGTAATGCTTTCCTACTTAATCCTGGCTGCCCTTGACGGGCTGATTATCCAAAGGTTGTTCGGAACCGAAGAGATTCCTGTGCAAGAAATCGTCAAGCTCTTGGTAAATGCCGAATAGCTTTTTTGATAAGATATACAAATTGTGAAAGAGAGTGAGACGATCGAGATGAATACCTTGTATTGCAGATTGTATCAGAGGACTTTACAATTAGCATCTTATTTTCTTCCCTGGCGCAAACCTACCTTGCTGGAGGGCGCAAACAGTTTGAATAAGCTGCCTGAGGTAATAAGCCGCAAGGGCATCAGCAAAATCCTGATTGTCACGGATCAGGGAATTTCCTCCTTAGGACTGGTGAATAGCTTTCTTCAAGATCTTGATAAGGCAGGAGTCAGGTATACTGTTTATGATAAAACCGTGCCAAATCCTACCCTTGATAATATTGAAGAAGCCCTGAAATTGTACCAGGAACAGCAGTGCGAAGGCATTGTGGCCTTTGGCGGCGGTTCTCCTATGGACTGTGCTAAGGGGGTGGGTGCCAGAGTAGCCAATCCCCATAAGAGCATCTCGCAAATGAAGGGCGTTCTTAAAGTGAGGAGAAAGCTTCCACCTTTGTTTGCCATTCCTACCACAGCCGGGACAGGAAGTGAAGCCACCCTTGCCGCCGTTATATCAGATCCCCGAAACCGTGAAAAATACCCGGTTAACGATACGGCTCTTATCCCTCACTATGCCGTCCTCGATCCGTTGCTGACTGTGGGTCTGCCGAAACACATCACTTCCACAACAGGCCTGGATGCCCTTACCCATGCGGTGGAAGCCTATATCGGCAGAAGCAATACCCAGGAGACCACGGAATTAAGCAGGAAAGCAGTGCGCTTGATTTTTGATAATCTCTATATAGCCTATTCCCAGGGAGAGAACGTAAAAGCCCGGGAGAATATGCTCAAGGCCTCCTATTATGCCGGAGTGGCCTTTACCCGCGCTTATGTGGGATATATTCATGCTCTGGCCCATGCTTTGGGAGGGTTTTACGGAGTACCCCATGGATTGGCTAATGCCGTAATTCTTCCTTGTGTTCTGGAATACTATGGAGAAGCGGTCCATGAACGGCTGGCTGAATTAGCCGATGTTCTGGAAATGGGTTCACCTGGGGATAGCCATGAGCAAAAAGCAACCCTATTCATTGAGGCCATCAAGGAACTGAGTAAGAAAATGAACATTCCCCGAAAAATTGACGGTATTCTCGCCGAAGATATTCCTTTGCTGGTAGAGCATGCCTGGAAGGAAGCCACCCCGCTTTATCCCGTCCCCAGGCTCTTGTCCAGAAATGATCTAAACAATATCCTGAACTTGATCGGTTCTGCCCAAAAGGAGGAGGTCTAAGATGCCGGATATAAAAGAAATTTTAGTCAAACAAAAGGCTTTTTTCCAGACCGGGAAAACCAAGGAGCTTCAGTTTCGGGTGGATATGCTGAATAAACTGCGGTCAGCCATAAAAATCCATGAGGAGGAGATTATGGCGGCTTTGAAGGCTGACCTGAATAAAGCGCCTTTTGAAGCCTATGCCACAGAAGTGGGCATGGTACTGGAGGAACTCAACTATACGCTTAAACATATCTCAAGCTGGGTCAAACCTAAACGTGTGCGGACTCCTCTGGTGCACTTTCCTTCCGCCAGCTATCTTTATACAGAACCCTACGGCTCCGTTCTGATTATGTCACCCTGGAATTATCCCTTTCAGCTGGCCTTGGCTCCTTTGGTGGGGGCTATAAGTGCAGGAAACTGCGCCGTCCTCAAGCCTTCGGAGTATTCGGCCAACACTTCCGCAATGATCGAGAGGATAGTCAAAGAAATCTTTGACGAGTCCTTTGTGGCTGTGGTTCGTGGAGGCAGAGAAGCCAACAAAACCCTGCTCAATGAAAAGTTTGACTATATCTTTTTTACCGGCAGCGTCGGGGTGGGAAAAACGGTGATGGAATCCGCCGCCAGACACCTGACCCCGGTAACTCTGGAATTGGGCGGGAAAAGCCCCTGTATTATCGATGACACTGCCGATCTTGAATTGGCGGCCAAAAGAATCGTCTGGGGAAAATTTCTGAATGCGGGACAGACCTGTGTTGCGCCAGATTATCTGCTTGTGCATAGGACTGTTAAAGAAAAACTCATCCAGGAGATCAAGAAATCCATTACTGCCTTTTATGGCCATGATCCTTTAGGCAACGAAGACTATCCTAAAATCATCAATCAGAAGCACTTCGAGCGGCTTCTAGGCTTGCTGAAAAGCGGGCGGGTTGTAGAGGGGGGCCGGTCCGATGAGAAAACCAGGCGGATTGCGCCCACCATTCTGGATGATGTAACCTGGGAAAGCCCGGTGATGCAGGAAGAAATCTTTGGACCCCTGCTGCCGGTGCTGGAATTTGAGAGCTTTGACGCTGCCCTTGCTATGGTCAATCAGCATCCCAAGCCGCTGGCTTTGTATCTGTTCACCAGAAGCAAGGATCATGAGGCCCAGGCCATCAGCAAAACGTCCTTCGGCGGCGGATGCATCAATGATACGATTATACATCTGGCTAACCCCAATCTGCGCTTTGGAGGTGTGGGGGAGAGCGGCATGGGGCAGTATCACGGCAAAGGAAGCTATGACACCTTTTCCCATACGAAAAGCATTATGAAGAAATCCAATAAGCTGGATATCCCGCTTCGGTATCCGCCCTTCAGAAATCATTTGTCTCTGCTTAAGAAGCTTATGAAGTAAAATTTCAGCACAGACTGCAGTTAGTCTGTGCTGAAATCTATCTCTTGAAGTTTAGAAGACAAGGCCGAGAGCGATCAGGATCAGAATAGCAATGGCGATAATGCCAATTCCTGCTGCGCATAAAAACATAGGCTAAGCCCCCTTTAGCTTTATATTCCATAATATGCAAAAAGTGTTTTTGTGGAATATTAAGGAAGAGGAATTGGGTCTGATTTCAGGGAAGGACGACTTGGTATAGTAAGTTCACTTGAAGCATAAATCATTTTCGAATAATGTATCTTAGCATCTGGATGTGTAATGCTTGATCAATGACAAGCTGTACGAGCTTGGCGTTTTCCGCTCTCAATCTTCTGATATCAGAGATTCTATTTAGGTTATAGTTCAGAATGTTTAAAAGTATCTCGGTACAACATTTTATCATTATTTATATTTCCTCCTTTTTGGAAAATCATAATTTAGTTAATTTAATTATATTCTGGAGGATAACATAATGTTCCACGACGACATATTACATCTGTTTGCTCAATTAAACTTATATGAACATGGCTGCGAGTAATTGATATTATTTACATTTATTGGTATAATGAAATTGTCAGACCTGATAAGTCTGTGGATTGAAATATATATGTTTTTTTGTGCAAAGAGGATGTCTTTCCATAAGATTTGGTAAAGATGTTCTTTTTCTTTATTGGGTTTGAAAAACGACAAAATACAACACAAAATATGGTAAAAGAAGAGCTATAATTAAAGACAAGCTCGAATTTAATAGAGAGGAGGATGTTCATGGTTCGATTATCTTATCCTATTGCCATGGAGATAGCCGGCAATACCGCTATGTGGACAAGACCGGATAGCGGTGACTGTCCGGTTAGCTATCCAGCTCCAACCTATTCTGCAGTCAAAGCTATTTTTGAATCTGTGGCATGGGGGCCCGGCGTGGAAATAATTCCTACAAAAGTAGAGTTGTGTGCGCCTATACAATACCACTCTTATTGCACCAACTATGGAGGACCGTTACGAAGCACTAAATCGATTAAAGAGGGAAATAATTATCAATTGTATGCCACCGTGTTAATTGATGTCTGCTATAGACTCTACGCAGAAGTTGTTCCTTATAAAGACAAAAGCCGATTACCGGAAAGTGCTGTGCAATGGGATAAAAAAACGACCTCCCCCGGTCATGCTTATCAAAGTATTTTTAATAGGAGACTTAAACGAGGTCAATGCTATTCCATTCCTACATTGGGATGGAAAGAATTTACCCCTTCTTATTTCGGCGAATTTCGGGACACAACACAGGTGCTCTCCGATGCACTTCCCATCGTCATACCATCGATGCTGAGGCGGGTTTTTGCCAAAGGATATGGGTCTCCGGTTTCCTATGTCTATGACAATGATCTCGTCATCCGGAATGGCGTGCTGGAGTATCCGCAAAGGAGTGAAAACTATGCTCAATGAATTGTATAGTTTGTCCACTGCCATGAAAAGTAAAGGGATCAGCGCCAAGGAATGGCATAGGGAATACAAATCTTTACCTAAAGTAACAGCCAAATCACCCTGTATTAGAATATGGCTTGCTCAGGACGGCTCGATCTGTGGACTCGAGAGCATAAGTGCTGAACTTGCCCAGTCATTGAGAAAATACGGGAACAACCAGGGAACTTTTCCCGCTTTCAATATCGCTCCCCTTTACCGTATCACTGAGGAAGAGCAGCTTACCGAGTTGGAACAAATTGAAAAAGGCACTATTCCGCTTGATCTTGACAAAATTAAATCATGGTGTGTCCATGACAACTGGAAAGGAAGCATTGTCAAAAAAGTCGATAGAAGCTTGCATACGATTCCTCAGACCCTTTCGGGTCTAATTGGGAATCAAGAACAACCCGAAGGAAGGCTCATTTCCAAGCTGATCCAGTTAGCCTCCGGTTTTAGAAATGAGCCGGATAAAAGCTTTAAGTCCGCCCTGGAAAAGTGCGTTTTCGCCAAGCTTCAAAAACAAGAGGACATTGGCACTCTGCTTACGGTGCTATTCCATAAAGGCAACCCTAAAAAGGAACATAATGATGATACAGGCTCAATTTCAGTTGTATTGGATTTATTTGATTGGCAACAGTATGGGTACCCAGTAACAAGCCAACACTTCACCGAATGGCTCAACGATATGTTGTTGAAATCCAGCTCGCGGAGTGCGTCCCAACCATCTAAGGATGTTGAACGTGATGCCTTTGGTATTCCTTTTATCAATCCCGATGAACCGATGCCAAGCGTGAAGCTCAGTGGTTTTGAGGTAACCCTGCGTTCGATGTTCAACGGACAGCCTTGTCAGTACCGTTATGAACAGATCGATGATGGCTCTTATCCCATTGCCATGGAAAACCGCTCTCTTATCAAAAAATCACTGGAATGGGCTGCCGACCTGGAGCGGGAGGGTATCACATGGCGGAAAATTGATAAGAGCGAAATCGTATTTGCCTATCCTTCCAAGCTGCTGGAAATTTCACCAAAATTTGTTTCAATCTTCGGTTCCGGTCAGGCAGAAAATTCGGCCCGGGCAGAAGCGCGTTTTGAGAATATCGCCAAAGATTTTATTAGGACGCTTAGAGGCCTTCTCCCAGAAGAAACTCCCAAGTTTATTCAAATTTTCACGATCCGCAAACTGGATAAGGCCCGCTCAAAAGTGATATTTACCCGAAATTGTTCGCCGGATCAGCTTATTCAAGCGGCGGAGGACTGGCAGGCTGGTTGTGGGAATATACCGGAAACAGAGCTGGGCAAAAGAGAAACTCCTTTCCCGCTGCAAGTGGCTCGAATCGTCAACAATGTGTGGAAGCAAAACGGGGAATTGGCCCAGGGCCAGACTGCCGTTGAACGAATGAAATATTATCAGGGCATGGAATTGCTTCTTGATCCTATGCAGGAAAATATGATTGGTAATTATCTTCATGTCACACTCACCCATTCATCCGGGCTAGTAAGCTATATTGGCAACTGGGTGCATGGCGGTTCAAGCTGTAAGAGCAAGACAGAAGAGAAAGCTTTAGAGAAATTGAAAAATGAAGCAGCTCTTCTGTTGGATGTCTTAGGGCTGCTGCTGTACAAACGGGGTGAGAGAAAGGAGAAATACATGGAAAATATGGCGTATTTGGTCGGACAGCTCTTGAAAATATCCGACGAGCTGCATACTTTGTACTGCAAAGTTGTGCGGGGTGGGGATGTTCCTCCGCAACTGGCGGGCAGCGCTTTGTTTGCAGCGGCCGGCGAAAGGCCTTACCAAACGATAGCTCAGTTGTCCCTTCGCATGAATCCTTATATAACCTGGGCCAAACACTACCGCTTTAAAAATATTTCAACTAAAGATGAAGAAAGTTGGAGAGCACGCTGGTATCTCAATTTGTATGAAGATGCGGCAAATAAATTGCTTCCTGCAATGACAGATTCAACACGTTTTAATGATTTTGAAAAGGCACAGCTTTTTATTGGCTATCTGGCATCCTTTCCTAGAAGAGGGTCTTCAGTAACTGTGGCCGATGAGAGCGATAATGATAATAATGTAGGAGGGGCTAATTATGAACAGTGAAATCAAGCGCGCAACCGGTTTAATGGTCATTGAAGTTGTAAATTCAAATGCAAACGGCGACCCGGACAGGGAGAGCGATCCCCGCCAGCGTCCTAATGGTATAGGTGAAATTTCACCAGTTTCCTTCAAGCGCAAGCTGCGTGATTTGGTGGGGGATCACGATAGTGTGTTTTATCAAAATCTCCCGGAGGTTTACGTTAAAAACTCGGATCATTACTGCATATTGGAATCGCGGGGGCGTGACAGGAAATCCATTCAAAGCGAGATGTCAAAAGATATTAAAAACTTCGAACAGAAGAGTTTCTTGGAGAGCACTTTTGTTAAAAAATATTGGGATGCAAGAATCTTTGGCAACACTTTTTTGGAAGAGGGAGCGAATAAAGGGTTTATCAAAACAGGTGTTGTTCAGTTTGGTGTAGGTACGTCGATTTCTCCGGTCAATATCATTCGTCATACCAATACGAATAAGGCCGGTGTGCAAGAGGGTAAAAATGCCGGAATGGCTCCCTTAGCCTTTCGCATCGTGGAGCACGGTGTTTATTGTATGCCGTTTTTTGTGAATCCCAATTATGCAGCCAAGACAGGCTGCACTCAAGAAGATATTGATCTACTTAAGCTATTAATTCCCAAAGCGTATGACCTGAATCGTTCCGCCATTCGCCCCGATGTGCGCATTCGGCATGCCTGGTATATTGAGCATCTGAATGCTCTGGGCAGTTGCCCGGATTATCTCCTCCTGGAAGCGCTTACACCAAAACGGATTGGCGATGTGACCATAGCATCGAAAAGCTGGGCCGATTATGAAGATAAGACAGATCTACCGGAAGAATTGAAGGCCAAAGTGAGCTCAGCAACCGACCTGATGCTGGTATGATTTACTACGCGCACAGTCGCAAAGACGACATCCCTGAGCAGACGTACGCGGAGCATGTTTGTGGTGTAAGGTCGTGGGGCCGCGATTATGTTCAGGAGATAAGCTGCTATGCAAAATGTGATAATACACTGCTGTCACAGATTATAGAAAAAGCGTCCACCATTCATGATCTGGGCAAACTGAATAAGAAAAATCAGGATGTACTTGCCGGGAGAGAGCAGGATGAAAAGCTTCCGGTACATCATTGGGACGCGGGAGCAGCCTATTTTCTGAGAAACAGCCATTTGTCTGTTTTTTCCGCCGCTGTAATCCAGGCTCACCACAAGGGTTTTCCTGATTTTACTGTCGAAGTGGAGAGGGACGATGCGGCTTTTCGAGATAGAGCCATTGCGTCTGAGGTGGATAAAGAGCTGCCGGAGCTTGAAGCCATCCATAACAACCTCGTTGACAGCCGGTTTGAGTATGATAGGGAGGAAATCAAGGGAGATAAATCAGTTTTCCTGCGGATGCTCTTATCATGCCTCGTCGATGCGGACCACACCGATACGGCCATCCATTACCGGAAGTATCCGGCGGAAATGAGCCCGGTCAGATTGCGCGCCGCGGAACGGCTTGCCCAATTAGACCGGCATATTGCCGGGCTGAAGCAAACAGGAGCTGATGATGCTCGGAATGCTTTACGCAATGAGATGTATTTAGCGTGTCGAAATGCTGACATCGATGCCGGTATAACTTCCTGTGACAGCCCGGTTGGCTCCGGAAAGACGACGGCGATCATGGCTCATTTGCTTGCACAGGCAGAGAAGCGAGGGTTGCGGCGTATCTTTGTTGTACTGCCTTTTACAAATATCATTAAACAATCCGTCGATATCTATCGGAAGACACTTGTTTTGCCGGGGGAAAACGCTGAGGAGGTCGTAGCGGAACTGCATCACCGGGCAGACTTTGAGAGCAAGGACGCCAGACACCTGACCGCGCTATGGCGAGCGCCCATTATTGTGACAACGGCTGTTGCTTTTTTTGAAACGCTGGCCTCGAATTCCACCGCGGCCCTGCGCCGCTTGCATGAATTACCCGGCAGTGCTGTTTTTGTGGATGAATCCCATGCTGCGTTGCCGGCCAAACTGCTGCCTATTGCCTGGAAGTGGATCAATGTTTATGCCGCGGAATGGAACTGCTACTGGGTTCTGGCGTCCGGTTCGCTGAATCGATTCTGGACAATACCGGAAATTATCGGCAACGAAAGTTTCCACCCTGTACCAGAAATCATTGACGATGAACTGCGCAAACGCCTTGCGGTCTATGAAAACAATCGGATTTCTTATCATTGTGATTTATTCCCCAAAGGCACGGCGGAGCTTGCTCAATGGATCAGCGGTTTTCCGGGGCCGAGACTGGTTATCTTGAACACAGTTCAAAGTGCTGCTGTATTAGCGGACTATTTTTCAGAGCACTTTGGCCGAGAATGTGTGGAGCATCTGTCTACGGCTTTGACTCCAAATGATCGGAGCAATACTCTCGAACGGATAAAAAAGCGCTTGATGGATAAAAAGGATACGAATTGGACCCTGATCGCAACATCATGTATTGAAGCCGGTGTAAATCTGTCTTTCAGAACTGGATTTCGTGAACTTGGCGCCTTGGTATCGCTGCTGCAAGCTTCAGGGCGTGTCAATCGGGAAGGGGTTCTTGATAATGCGGAGATGTGGACATTTTGTATTTTAGAAGATGGAATGCTGAGGCTTAATCCTGGTTTAAAAGAGGCCGCCGCTGTTCTTAAAAGGTTTTTTGAAGGGAACAGTGCCATTGTGCCGGAATTGAGCACCCAATCCCTCACTGATGAAATCGCTTTATATGGGCTGTCTGGAAAACATAGAAACTTGGTCACCAATGAGAAATTGCAAAATTTTCGTAAGGTAGAAGAGGATTTCAAGGTAATTGACAGCGATACTCGTCTTGTAGTTGTTGACCCGAGTATGGCAAAACGCTTGCAATATGGAAAAGTCGATTGGAAAGAACTGCAAAAGGTCTCGGTTCAAATTGCCAAATATAAATTGGATGAACTGAGAACGCCTATGATCATGGATAAAATATACAGGTGGAACCTGGAATACGATGGCTTTCTCGGTTATATGGCTGGTATCGTGAAATTAAAAAAGTATAGCGGAGGGGCAATCATCATTTGATTTACTGGAGATTGTGAATGGCGAAAAGACGCAACATTATCTGGAGGGTTTAAATGGAATATCAAGAAGACGATTTCCTGCTCTTATCGGGCATCCAGCACTATGTGTTTTGCAAACGCCAATGGGCCTTGATCCACATTGAACAGCAATGGCAGGAAAACTTCCGTACCATCGAAGGGGCAATCCTGCACGAGAAAACCCATGACTCGACGATCAAGGAAAAGCGGGGAGCGCTGATTATTTCCCGGGGTATGGGGATTTTTTCCCGTACCCTGGGGATCACCGGAGCCTGTGATGTGGTGGAGTTTCATAAGTCCCGGGACGGAGTCACCCTTTATGGCCGGGAGGGGACTTACCAGCCGGTTCCTGTGGAATACAAGCGGGGCAAACCCAAGCAGGATAATGCGGATGTGCTGCAGTTATGTGCTCAGGCCATGTGCTTGGAAGAGATGCTCCTCTGCACCATACCGGAAGGATTTTTGTATTATGGTGAACCCAGACGCAGAACGAAAGTTATCCTGGATGAGGAGATTCGGGAGGAAGTCAAAAGGATTTGTCAAGAGATGCATGAGCTTTATGCCAAGAGATATACCCCTAAAGTTAAAACGACGAAAGCATGCCGAGCCTGCTCCCTCAGTGAAATCTGTCTGCCCAAGCTGTGTAAGAACCCATCGGCCCTGGACTATATGAAGAAAATGATTGCAGAGATCGAGGTTGAGCCATGAGAAAATTATTGAATACCCTCTACGTGACTTCGCCCAATACTTATCTATCGCTTGACGGAGAAAATATTGTGATTTTGAAGGATGATGTGGAGGCCTTGAGAGTCCCTTTGCATAATCTGGAGAGCATCATTGCCTTTGGCTATACCGGGGCCAGCCCGGCTTTGATGGGCGCTTGTGCCAAGCGCAATATCTCCTTGAGCTTTATGAAATCCAACGGAAAATTTCTGGGCAGAGTAGTGGGGGAAGTCAGAGGGAATGTCACTTTAAGAAAAGCGCAATACAGACTTTCGGATGATGAAGCGACAAGCCATAGAATTGCCAAGAGTTTTATTTTGGGGAAAGTATATAATTCCCGCTGGGTGGTGGAACGGGCCACCCGGGATCACGGGGCAAGACTGGATGTAGAGAAATTAAAGGGAGTCTGCCAAACCTTGGCTAATGCTCTGAGACTGGTCGAGAACAGTAAGGATTTGGACCAGCTGCGGGGTGTTGAGGGGGAGGCTGCAGCCCAATATTTCCGGGTGCTGGATGATCTGATTCTCCAGCAGAAGGAGGATTTTTACTTCAAATGTCGTAATAAACGGCCTCCTCTGGACAATGTTAATGCTATGCTCTCTTTTATCTACACCTTGTTGGCCCATGATGCCGCTGCTGCTCTGGAAACAGTGGGACTGGACCCCTATGTAGGATTTTTGCACCGGGATAGACCGGGAAGGATCTCGCTGGCCCTGGATCTGATGGAAGAGCTGCGGGCAGTTTTTGCAGATCGTTTTGTCCTTTCTTTAATCAATAGAAGGGAAGTCAATCCCAGCGGGTTCACCCGAATGGAAAATGGAGCAGTTGTAATGGATGATGATACCAGAAGAGATATCCTTAAGGCATGGCAAAGCAGGAAACAGGAAGAGATCAAGCATCCCTTTCTGCAGGAGAAAATGGAGTGGGGGCTTGTGCCCTATGCTCAGGCTATGTTGCTGGCCCGGTTTATCCGTGGG is a window encoding:
- the cas5 gene encoding CRISPR-associated protein Cas5, whose amino-acid sequence is MVRLSYPIAMEIAGNTAMWTRPDSGDCPVSYPAPTYSAVKAIFESVAWGPGVEIIPTKVELCAPIQYHSYCTNYGGPLRSTKSIKEGNNYQLYATVLIDVCYRLYAEVVPYKDKSRLPESAVQWDKKTTSPGHAYQSIFNRRLKRGQCYSIPTLGWKEFTPSYFGEFRDTTQVLSDALPIVIPSMLRRVFAKGYGSPVSYVYDNDLVIRNGVLEYPQRSENYAQ
- a CDS encoding type I CRISPR-associated protein Cas7 codes for the protein MNSEIKRATGLMVIEVVNSNANGDPDRESDPRQRPNGIGEISPVSFKRKLRDLVGDHDSVFYQNLPEVYVKNSDHYCILESRGRDRKSIQSEMSKDIKNFEQKSFLESTFVKKYWDARIFGNTFLEEGANKGFIKTGVVQFGVGTSISPVNIIRHTNTNKAGVQEGKNAGMAPLAFRIVEHGVYCMPFFVNPNYAAKTGCTQEDIDLLKLLIPKAYDLNRSAIRPDVRIRHAWYIEHLNALGSCPDYLLLEALTPKRIGDVTIASKSWADYEDKTDLPEELKAKVSSATDLMLV
- a CDS encoding iron-containing alcohol dehydrogenase — translated: MNTLYCRLYQRTLQLASYFLPWRKPTLLEGANSLNKLPEVISRKGISKILIVTDQGISSLGLVNSFLQDLDKAGVRYTVYDKTVPNPTLDNIEEALKLYQEQQCEGIVAFGGGSPMDCAKGVGARVANPHKSISQMKGVLKVRRKLPPLFAIPTTAGTGSEATLAAVISDPRNREKYPVNDTALIPHYAVLDPLLTVGLPKHITSTTGLDALTHAVEAYIGRSNTQETTELSRKAVRLIFDNLYIAYSQGENVKARENMLKASYYAGVAFTRAYVGYIHALAHALGGFYGVPHGLANAVILPCVLEYYGEAVHERLAELADVLEMGSPGDSHEQKATLFIEAIKELSKKMNIPRKIDGILAEDIPLLVEHAWKEATPLYPVPRLLSRNDLNNILNLIGSAQKEEV
- a CDS encoding TetR family transcriptional regulator — its product is MRRHILTVAGGLMIEKGVKETSLKDIAQEAGISKGTLYYYYSAKEDIIYDIANHNLKQITDGLLAWIEDANTEVAPEEVLKTVFEQILGAETRGKLHLYLLSDAGTSNTLLKEKFKEQYQEWRKTLQYGLDKILPSQNQKNVMLSYLILAALDGLIIQRLFGTEEIPVQEIVKLLVNAE
- a CDS encoding aldehyde dehydrogenase, translating into MPDIKEILVKQKAFFQTGKTKELQFRVDMLNKLRSAIKIHEEEIMAALKADLNKAPFEAYATEVGMVLEELNYTLKHISSWVKPKRVRTPLVHFPSASYLYTEPYGSVLIMSPWNYPFQLALAPLVGAISAGNCAVLKPSEYSANTSAMIERIVKEIFDESFVAVVRGGREANKTLLNEKFDYIFFTGSVGVGKTVMESAARHLTPVTLELGGKSPCIIDDTADLELAAKRIVWGKFLNAGQTCVAPDYLLVHRTVKEKLIQEIKKSITAFYGHDPLGNEDYPKIINQKHFERLLGLLKSGRVVEGGRSDEKTRRIAPTILDDVTWESPVMQEEIFGPLLPVLEFESFDAALAMVNQHPKPLALYLFTRSKDHEAQAISKTSFGGGCINDTIIHLANPNLRFGGVGESGMGQYHGKGSYDTFSHTKSIMKKSNKLDIPLRYPPFRNHLSLLKKLMK